Below is a window of Chitinivibrionales bacterium DNA.
GCAAACTGCTCTTCGGGTGCAAAAGAGAAATGCTCGCCCGACTGGTCGATATTTTTCATAGGATAGGCTTCAACAATAACGCCCTCCGACTCTCCCAGATAGCCGCATGCCTCCAACGGAGCGTCGTTTTTCGCATGATCGATAATTTTCCGGATAACCCCTTCATCAATTTTCATCGCAACCTCCCCTGTTCCCGGCAATTCCTTTACAATTGAGGCTTTGTTGCACACACCTGCCGCTCTTCATCAAAGAGCTTTGTAATCGATGGCCTCCTGCCGCACAAGCGGCAGTCTTCATTATGACGCAGCCCTACTTTTCGGAATTCCATGGTGAGCGCGTCGAATGACAACAGCTTGTTTACAAGCAGTTCCCCTGCGCCGGTAATGAATTTGAGCGCCTCTGCCGCCTGAATGGTCCCCAGCATGCCTGCGATCGCCCCCAGCACGCCTGCCTGCGAGCAGACAGGAACGACATCTTTGGGCGGCGGACGGTCGAATATGCACCGGTAGCAAGCTGATTTACCGGGCAGGACAGTCATGGTCTGACCGGTAAAGCGCAGAATGCCTCCATGAGAAAACGGCTTACCGGCCATCACGCAGGCATCGTTGATCAGAAATTTCGATGGAAACGAATCGGCGCCGTCGATAATGAAATCATACTGTTCAACAACCGGACCGATTGTATCCGATGTAAGAAAGAGTTCATAGGTTTTCACTA
It encodes the following:
- a CDS encoding adenylyltransferase, coding for MEFTEQQLQRYSRHILLSNVGVEGQLKLLESKVLIIGAGGLGAPAALYLAAAGVGTIGIADADRVDLSNLQRQVIHFTRDVGAPKVESARTKMNALNPDVIVKTYELFLTSDTIGPVVEQYDFIIDGADSFPSKFLINDACVMAGKPFSHGGILRFTGQTMTVLPGKSACYRCIFDRPPPKDVVPVCSQAGVLGAIAGMLGTIQAAEALKFITGAGELLVNKLLSFDALTMEFRKVGLRHNEDCRLCGRRPSITKLFDEERQVCATKPQL